A part of Girardinichthys multiradiatus isolate DD_20200921_A chromosome 12, DD_fGirMul_XY1, whole genome shotgun sequence genomic DNA contains:
- the LOC124878426 gene encoding coiled-coil domain-containing protein 158-like isoform X9 → MNKEGNCRISVHYSVLPMIFSVTVVPTTFKSTSSSHLELIPHPMRVEDLITSLHQEMAMLTDKLSSSKHSIVNLCAKLELLKHLAERQTSLYRCQISGLESTVSSYNHKVGCLEKEILEIQTQLFTTQKERDQSLHQAKELQSQLQQLKSFCEKQQLELCEDTKVLSKQLGLARKQLCKAGEEKSYLQALLEQRSQERQTLQAEQEALILKLADREKIIDIVRLQIESSIQTTTQHSDTITKLQQENSFLINQHKQDIQLLKAELVQNKSDLVCLERERQQLQASLTEQNQRIQQETLEKQQVIKQLELQRMQLFDLIKEHEELQRLHSCKNEEHEGVVLKLQSQLRSAHDELDKIRCGLKTLGAANGHGIQVALDMQEEITARREEVDSLQTRIQHLEEKVEKLQQEKCRQNLETHRQLQELTFVREEKRQLASELKVLRSKDHQLRERISELEAILHKMWESLANCQDFLQLREQEYFRLKLQHAVNLKELPGQNLFALSTVSPPELNSGTPSTQTATPSSQYPYNTQIKENCACEFRSFIKKMQAAISDNLRPHTDKSAVSSCFHRRRSAPERQFTATFSAEQEEGVNAFSRPRRKTCCSEPRFLMATQPNGQPDNDRDEPVSTYFQFTGCAKFPVFLPFGKETALQHHRSSTILCIGH, encoded by the exons ATGAACAAGGAAG GGAACTGCAGGATTTCAGTCCATTATAGCGTATTACCAATGATTTTCAGCGTGACTGTGGTCCCAACTACCTTCAAATCAACAAGCTCCTCACATCTTGAGCTGATTCCTCACCCCATGAG GGTGGAGGACCTGATTACAAGTCTTCACCAGGAGATGGCGATGTTGACTGACAAACTGAGCTCATCAAAACACAGCATTGTGAATTTATGTGCCAAGTTGGAGCTGCTAAA ACATCTGGCTGAGAGACAGACCTCGCTGTACCGCTGTCAGATTAGTGGACTGGAGTCAACCGTCTCCAGCTATAACCATAAG GTTGGTTGTCTGGAGAAGGAAATCCTCGAGATTCAGACTCAACTATTTACCACCCAGAAAGAGAGAGACCAGTCTCTGCATCAGGCAAAAGAGCTGCAGTCACAGCTTCAACAACTTAAA tctttCTGTGAGAAGCAGCAGCTTGAACTCTGTGAAGATACAAAGGTTCTGAGTAAACAGCTGGGCTTGGCCAGGAAGCAGCTTTGCAAAGCTGGAGAGGAGAAGTCCTACCTACAGGCGCTTTTAGAGCAAAGGTCACAGGAG CGCCAGACTCTGCAGGCTGAGCAAGAAGCTCTGATCCTGAAGCTGGCTGACAGAGAAAAGATCATTGACATTGTGAGGCTGCAGATCGAGAGCAGCATCCAGACGACAACGCAGCACAGCGACACAATAACCAAGCTTCAGCAGGAGAACAGCTTCCTCATCAACCAGCATAAACAGGACATTCAGCTTCTCAAA GCTGAACTAGTCCAAAATAAGTCTGACTTGGTGTGTTTGGAGCGGGAGAGGCAGCAGCTGCAGGCCTCTCTTACCGAGCAGAACCAGCGGATTCAGCAGGAGACTCTAGAGAAACAGCAAGTTATCAAACAGCTGGAGCTGCAGCGAATGCAGCTTTTCGATCTTATTA AGGAGCATGAGGAGCTGCAACGGCTTCACAGCTGCAAGAACGAGGAGCACGAGGGTGTGGTGCTGAAACTTCAGAGCCAGCTAAGAAGTGCCCATGATGAGCTCGATAAGATCAGATGTGGACTAAAGACCCTCGGAGCAGCCAATGGACATG GCATCCAGGTGGCTTTGGACATGCAGGAGGAGATCACTGCCAGAAGAGAGGAGGTTGACTCCTTGCAAACGAGAATCCAGCATTTGGAGGAGAAGGTGGAGAAACTGCAACAG GAAAAGTGCCGCCAGAACCTGGAGACTCACCGTCAGCTTCAGGAACTCACCTTTGTCAGGGAGGAAAAGAGACAACTTGCCAGTGAACTGAAGGTCCTTCGCTCCAAAGACCATCAGTTAAGGGAGCGGATTAGTGAGCTGGAAGCGATCCTTCACAAG ATGTGGGAAAGCTTGGCAAACTGTCAGGATTTCCTCCAGCTGAGAGAGCAGGAGTATTTTCGCCTGAAACTGCAACATGCTGTGAACCTAAAG GAACTCCCGGGTCAGAATTTGTTCGCACTTTCGACTGTATCTCCACCTGAACTGAACTCAGGGACTCCATCCACACAGACCGCCACACCCTCCTCCCAGTACCCCTACAACACCCAGATCAAG GAGAATTGTGCCTGCGAGTTCAGATCTTTCATCAAAAAGATGCAAGCAGCGATTTCAGACAATCTCAGACCACACACCGATAAGAGCGCCGTCAGCAGCTGCTTCCACAGGAGGAGGTCTGCTCCGGAGAGACAGTTCACAGCCACTTT CAGTGCTGAGCAGGAGGAAGGAGTAAACGCCTTCTCCAGACCGAGGAGAAAAACGTGTTGCAG CGAGCCACGTTTTCTGATGGCAACACAGCCGAACGGGCAACCAGACAACGACAGAGACG AGCCAGTGTcgacatattttcagttcacCGGTTGCGCTAAGTTTCCAGTTTTTCTTCcctttggaaaagaaacagccctgcagcatcacagatcctctactATACTTTGCATTGGGCATTAA
- the LOC124878426 gene encoding coiled-coil domain-containing protein 158-like isoform X8, whose translation MNKEAGNCRISVHYSVLPMIFSVTVVPTTFKSTSSSHLELIPHPMRVEDLITSLHQEMAMLTDKLSSSKHSIVNLCAKLELLKHLAERQTSLYRCQISGLESTVSSYNHKVGCLEKEILEIQTQLFTTQKERDQSLHQAKELQSQLQQLKSFCEKQQLELCEDTKVLSKQLGLARKQLCKAGEEKSYLQALLEQRSQERQTLQAEQEALILKLADREKIIDIVRLQIESSIQTTTQHSDTITKLQQENSFLINQHKQDIQLLKAELVQNKSDLVCLERERQQLQASLTEQNQRIQQETLEKQQVIKQLELQRMQLFDLIKEHEELQRLHSCKNEEHEGVVLKLQSQLRSAHDELDKIRCGLKTLGAANGHGIQVALDMQEEITARREEVDSLQTRIQHLEEKVEKLQQEKCRQNLETHRQLQELTFVREEKRQLASELKVLRSKDHQLRERISELEAILHKMWESLANCQDFLQLREQEYFRLKLQHAVNLKELPGQNLFALSTVSPPELNSGTPSTQTATPSSQYPYNTQIKENCACEFRSFIKKMQAAISDNLRPHTDKSAVSSCFHRRRSAPERQFTATFSAEQEEGVNAFSRPRRKTCCSEPRFLMATQPNGQPDNDRDEPVSTYFQFTGCAKFPVFLPFGKETALQHHRSSTILCIGH comes from the exons ATGAACAAGGAAG CAGGGAACTGCAGGATTTCAGTCCATTATAGCGTATTACCAATGATTTTCAGCGTGACTGTGGTCCCAACTACCTTCAAATCAACAAGCTCCTCACATCTTGAGCTGATTCCTCACCCCATGAG GGTGGAGGACCTGATTACAAGTCTTCACCAGGAGATGGCGATGTTGACTGACAAACTGAGCTCATCAAAACACAGCATTGTGAATTTATGTGCCAAGTTGGAGCTGCTAAA ACATCTGGCTGAGAGACAGACCTCGCTGTACCGCTGTCAGATTAGTGGACTGGAGTCAACCGTCTCCAGCTATAACCATAAG GTTGGTTGTCTGGAGAAGGAAATCCTCGAGATTCAGACTCAACTATTTACCACCCAGAAAGAGAGAGACCAGTCTCTGCATCAGGCAAAAGAGCTGCAGTCACAGCTTCAACAACTTAAA tctttCTGTGAGAAGCAGCAGCTTGAACTCTGTGAAGATACAAAGGTTCTGAGTAAACAGCTGGGCTTGGCCAGGAAGCAGCTTTGCAAAGCTGGAGAGGAGAAGTCCTACCTACAGGCGCTTTTAGAGCAAAGGTCACAGGAG CGCCAGACTCTGCAGGCTGAGCAAGAAGCTCTGATCCTGAAGCTGGCTGACAGAGAAAAGATCATTGACATTGTGAGGCTGCAGATCGAGAGCAGCATCCAGACGACAACGCAGCACAGCGACACAATAACCAAGCTTCAGCAGGAGAACAGCTTCCTCATCAACCAGCATAAACAGGACATTCAGCTTCTCAAA GCTGAACTAGTCCAAAATAAGTCTGACTTGGTGTGTTTGGAGCGGGAGAGGCAGCAGCTGCAGGCCTCTCTTACCGAGCAGAACCAGCGGATTCAGCAGGAGACTCTAGAGAAACAGCAAGTTATCAAACAGCTGGAGCTGCAGCGAATGCAGCTTTTCGATCTTATTA AGGAGCATGAGGAGCTGCAACGGCTTCACAGCTGCAAGAACGAGGAGCACGAGGGTGTGGTGCTGAAACTTCAGAGCCAGCTAAGAAGTGCCCATGATGAGCTCGATAAGATCAGATGTGGACTAAAGACCCTCGGAGCAGCCAATGGACATG GCATCCAGGTGGCTTTGGACATGCAGGAGGAGATCACTGCCAGAAGAGAGGAGGTTGACTCCTTGCAAACGAGAATCCAGCATTTGGAGGAGAAGGTGGAGAAACTGCAACAG GAAAAGTGCCGCCAGAACCTGGAGACTCACCGTCAGCTTCAGGAACTCACCTTTGTCAGGGAGGAAAAGAGACAACTTGCCAGTGAACTGAAGGTCCTTCGCTCCAAAGACCATCAGTTAAGGGAGCGGATTAGTGAGCTGGAAGCGATCCTTCACAAG ATGTGGGAAAGCTTGGCAAACTGTCAGGATTTCCTCCAGCTGAGAGAGCAGGAGTATTTTCGCCTGAAACTGCAACATGCTGTGAACCTAAAG GAACTCCCGGGTCAGAATTTGTTCGCACTTTCGACTGTATCTCCACCTGAACTGAACTCAGGGACTCCATCCACACAGACCGCCACACCCTCCTCCCAGTACCCCTACAACACCCAGATCAAG GAGAATTGTGCCTGCGAGTTCAGATCTTTCATCAAAAAGATGCAAGCAGCGATTTCAGACAATCTCAGACCACACACCGATAAGAGCGCCGTCAGCAGCTGCTTCCACAGGAGGAGGTCTGCTCCGGAGAGACAGTTCACAGCCACTTT CAGTGCTGAGCAGGAGGAAGGAGTAAACGCCTTCTCCAGACCGAGGAGAAAAACGTGTTGCAG CGAGCCACGTTTTCTGATGGCAACACAGCCGAACGGGCAACCAGACAACGACAGAGACG AGCCAGTGTcgacatattttcagttcacCGGTTGCGCTAAGTTTCCAGTTTTTCTTCcctttggaaaagaaacagccctgcagcatcacagatcctctactATACTTTGCATTGGGCATTAA